CCTTTAATTAAAGTTGTTTTGTTGTAAATGGTAAAATCCCCTAAAAATCTTTAATGAATTTGCCAAACTTTCATCAATTTAAGGTGAATTAGCTTTAACCCCTTAATATACTCTTCGacctttttgaaaataaaatcagACAAAACCTTCATCAATATAACTAACagaaaccaaacacacactttaTGAATAATGTAAATGGTGAAGAACACAATTGAAGGTTATTTTCCTCGCTTCACTTTGGTAGCTGTAGAAATGTGGGACCAAAGTTCGATTTTTGATAAAGAGAAAGTGGAAAGGAAGCCTAAGGCTAAGCTTCCGGTCACGCTTGCTCATTGACCAGTTGATTCTAATGTTGACTGAGTAACAATTTTTAGATCAATGTCTAGGATTCTCTGGCTATATGGGCCCCAAAGGATCAATTAGGTTCAACCATTGCCCATGttcccaaaataaaatacttgTCTTTCCGTGTATCAAACTATGAATTATTGGGCCACTCAACAGTGCAAGATATTGTTAGTCATATAATGGTACTAGTGGCTTGGCTTGCCCacatttctttttctatcttttgttggtactttattttctTCGGTGGTTGGAATATGAAAGCTACAAAGAAGAATCCCACCGACGATTACCTATCCCTCCATtactttccctctttttttatgTCCTCCAAAACCCACCACAATTAAAGTTTCATTGTGTTAGATAGCTAGAGATCATGGGAAACTGTATCTTTGGAGGCTTGGGAGATGTTGATGGTGGTGTAATCAAAGTGGTCACTTCCAATGGAGGCATCATGGAGTTTTATGCACCAATTACTGTAGGTTCCATCACCAATGAGTTTCCAAGCCATGGCATATTTAGAAGTCATGATCTTTTCTGGAAACCACTCTCTCACCATGAAGAACTTGTGGCAGGACAGTCATACTATCTACTCCCACTCAATGCAACAACAGACACACAACAACAAGGCCAGATTGTTCGACAAGGTCACATTCGATCTAATAGTATACCAGCATCGTTGGTTGCACCATATAGGATGTCATTTGATTACCAAGGTGCGCTAAAGAGGTCATACACTGAAGTTTTCTCTAGGTACAATCATGGTAGGTTTTGGAAAGTGAAGCTTGTGATAAGCCCTGAGCAATTGTTAGAGATATTGTCACAAGAGGCTCGTACCCAAGAGTTGATAGAGAGTGTGAGGACCGTGGCAAAGTGTGGTAGTGCAGTGTCTTCTGTGGAGTTTTCAGATCAATGGAGCCTCTCGAGCAGTCGAAATGCTTCCTCTAAGAAAGATGGTTTATTAGACTTCTAGTGGaaattacttcttcttcttcttcttcttctttttattatttaaatttctgaGAGATGAAAATTAGCTTTTGTATGTCATGTCTTCACTGTATTGTATTTATGCGCGCAGGGTAATGTGATGTAGACTTCTTCGGATTTTCCATTTGAaagacatttttgtttttggttttacttatttttgctacATGAAAAGGGTGGGGTTCAAATCCTAAATAGCGGGTACCAATACCACTGAGCTAACAATTCAAAACCCCAAACCTCTGTAAGAGATTTTTGTGGGCGAGTTTGATTTGGGTTCTAGTGTCTATCTTAAATATTAAGGACAAAACATATGCCCTAAAATGATCACGCATCATTCTCTTTGGGCAGAAACTTTACTATTCGTGATCATAGTAATTCAAGGTAAACTTTGAAGTAGATAGGTAGAAAAATGGTCTGtaacaactctctctctctcataatataaaaaagttattcTATAATGTATTTGGTTGAATTAGATAAGGTCATGTAGAACCACATGTTGTTGTGAGAGgtaaatgttattattattattattattttcttataattttaacttttacattttACAATCAAGGGGTAATTGTATGGTATAAATCCAAATCGGTTTT
This DNA window, taken from Quercus robur chromosome 2, dhQueRobu3.1, whole genome shotgun sequence, encodes the following:
- the LOC126713194 gene encoding uncharacterized protein LOC126713194, translating into MGNCIFGGLGDVDGGVIKVVTSNGGIMEFYAPITVGSITNEFPSHGIFRSHDLFWKPLSHHEELVAGQSYYLLPLNATTDTQQQGQIVRQGHIRSNSIPASLVAPYRMSFDYQGALKRSYTEVFSRYNHGRFWKVKLVISPEQLLEILSQEARTQELIESVRTVAKCGSAVSSVEFSDQWSLSSSRNASSKKDGLLDF